A region from the Rosa rugosa chromosome 6, drRosRugo1.1, whole genome shotgun sequence genome encodes:
- the LOC133717293 gene encoding receptor kinase-like protein Xa21 — MRILVSFLVSSLPIGSILLLCCVLLRRKAKAKVTVVPLLDISLLKLSYGDLLKATDGFSSRNLIGSGSSGSVYWGVLDQQEETILAVKVLNLQSSRASRSFVAECKVLKSIRHRNLVKLVTACSSVNFQGNEFKALVFEFMLDGNLDEMLHYSAHTVVGVPTVQVHLNLIQRVNIAIDVANALDYLHSHFHTPIVHCDLKPSNVLLEKDMTARVCDFGLATYLPHTSSLESSSNIIRGSIGYFPPEYGMGGAVSTYGDVYSYGILLLEMLTGKRPTDDMFTDDVNLHNFVLMALPERVKEICDPLLLREKESSTSTKPASNRNDVQNDETRRVEECLISIARIGVACSVHLPKARMQIGKVVAELRVIRDVLTGTRMLRE, encoded by the exons ATGAGGATATTAGTGTCGTTCCTAGTTTCCTCTTTACCCATTGGAAGTATTTTGCTGTTGTGCTGTGTGCTCCTTAGAAGGAAAGCCAAAGCTAAGGTAACTGTGGTACCATTATTGGATATTTCACTCTTAAAATTGTCATATGGTGATCTCCTAAAAGCAACTGATGGCTTCTCTTCTCGGAATTTGATTGGCTCTGGTAGTTCTGGTTCTGTGTATTGGGGAGTTCTTGATCAACAGGAGGAAACAATTCTTGCTGTGAAAGTACTCAACCTTCAAAGTTCAAGAGCTTCTAGAAGTTTTGTAGCTGAATGTAAAGTCCTGAAAAGCATTAGGCACCGAAATCTTGTTAAACTAGTGACTGCTTGCTCAAGTGTTAATTTTCAAGGAAATGAATTCAAAGCTTTGGTTTTTGAGTTCATGTTGGATGGAAATCTAGATGAAATGTTGCATTATTCAGCTCATACAGTGGTTGGGGTGCCCACTGTGCAGGTGCATTTGAATCTTATCCAAAGGGTGAACATTGCCATTGATGTAGCTAATGCTTTGGATTATTTGCACAGTCACTTTCACACCCCTATAGTTCATTGTGATTTAAAGCCAAGTAATGTTCTCCTAGAAAAGGACATGACTGCCCGTGTCTGTGATTTTGGGTTAGCAACCTACCTCCCACATACTTCTTCACTAGAGAGTTCTTCCAATATAATAAGGGGGTCCATCGGCTATTTTCCCCCAG AGTATGGCATGGGAGGTGCGGTCTCAACGTATGGGGATGTGTATAGCTACGGAATCTTGTTACTGGAGATGCTTACTGGTAAGAGGCCAACAGATGATATGTTTACAGATGACGTGAACTTGCACAATTTTGTTCTGATGGCTTTGCCTGAACGTGTGAAAGAAATATGTGATCCGTTGCTTCTTCGAGAAAAGGAAAGCAGCACTAGTACAAAGCCTGCAAGCAATAGGAATGATGTCCAAAATGATGAAACGCGAAGAGTTGAAGAGTGTCTTATTTCCATTGCTAGGATAGGAGTTGCTTGTTCTGTGCATTTGCCCAAAGCACGAATGCAGATTGGAAAAGTTGTAGCTGAATTACGTGTAATCAGGGATGTACTGACTGGAACCAGGATGCTTAGAGAGTAG